Proteins co-encoded in one Hymenobacter sp. GOD-10R genomic window:
- a CDS encoding ATP-binding protein: MEATATQTETHYDIVPTHLAVRAMRDNGYKNTAYAVAELIDNAIQAGAKQVELLCGEQTVQQGANNLSRINSIAVLDNGGGMTPEVLRMALQFGNGTRLNPEHHTGIGRFGMGLPASSISQCTRVDVWTWQNGVDSAWHTCLDLDNILHDGQKLVPKPTQSAVPAVWKKVGQSFELSGTLIVWTKIDRSMWRTAGGLIKNSELLIGRVYRKFLDKDMVKIRMVEFNEANPKETQKDKWAKPNDPLYLMSNSSCPAPWDKEPMFEQWGNDIPFKVKFNGKEHEVCVRFSLAKKEAREKGNSGGLSHAKKNVGVSIVRAGRELDLDQGLVIAYDPRERWWGAEINFPPALDELFGVSNNKQAARNLSDLFSLDQDEMLNGETLQVVKERMKLENDPKGPLLDIVQQIRANIKVLRGQIKDAVVGTRSKARHELSNAEATATQKTKERQEQGHTGKSDADESLPVDVKKEQLTTSLTESGVPNKEAAELAARTISNGLKYAFADASVETAAFFSVKPKAGVITVILNTDHPVYDKLVDILEEDVDNVDIATLKERLTNALDGLKLLLSAWARYEDELEGPRKSAAQDARADWGRIARDFLTNN; the protein is encoded by the coding sequence ATGGAAGCAACTGCTACCCAAACAGAAACACATTATGATATTGTCCCAACCCATTTGGCCGTTCGAGCTATGCGGGACAACGGATACAAGAATACTGCATATGCAGTAGCTGAGCTTATAGACAATGCTATCCAAGCTGGTGCAAAGCAAGTTGAGCTACTCTGCGGGGAGCAAACTGTTCAACAGGGTGCCAATAACTTATCTCGAATTAACAGTATTGCGGTACTAGATAACGGCGGTGGTATGACGCCTGAGGTGTTGCGTATGGCGTTGCAATTTGGCAACGGCACTCGTTTGAACCCTGAACATCATACTGGAATTGGTCGCTTTGGAATGGGCTTGCCTGCCTCTTCTATCTCTCAGTGTACGCGAGTAGACGTGTGGACATGGCAGAATGGGGTGGACTCTGCTTGGCATACATGTCTCGATCTAGACAATATTCTGCATGATGGCCAAAAGCTAGTTCCTAAGCCCACTCAGTCAGCTGTTCCTGCTGTCTGGAAAAAGGTTGGCCAGTCGTTCGAGTTGTCAGGTACGCTGATTGTCTGGACGAAAATAGACCGCTCCATGTGGCGGACTGCAGGAGGTCTAATCAAGAATTCTGAGCTTCTTATCGGCCGAGTATATCGGAAATTTCTGGATAAGGATATGGTGAAGATCAGAATGGTTGAGTTCAATGAAGCTAATCCCAAAGAGACCCAAAAGGATAAATGGGCAAAACCTAATGATCCACTTTATCTGATGTCCAATTCATCTTGTCCAGCTCCGTGGGACAAAGAGCCAATGTTCGAACAATGGGGAAACGATATTCCTTTTAAAGTGAAATTCAATGGTAAGGAACATGAAGTTTGTGTAAGATTCTCTCTCGCTAAAAAAGAGGCTCGGGAAAAAGGTAATAGCGGAGGCTTAAGCCACGCCAAGAAAAATGTAGGCGTCTCTATTGTACGAGCTGGTCGTGAATTAGACCTCGATCAAGGTCTAGTTATAGCTTATGACCCACGCGAACGATGGTGGGGAGCAGAAATAAATTTTCCACCAGCTTTAGATGAACTGTTTGGCGTATCAAACAATAAACAGGCCGCTAGAAACCTCTCTGACCTTTTCTCACTAGATCAGGATGAAATGCTGAATGGTGAAACTTTGCAGGTAGTAAAGGAGAGAATGAAGCTTGAAAATGATCCTAAAGGTCCTCTTCTAGATATTGTTCAACAAATCAGGGCTAATATTAAAGTCCTGCGAGGCCAGATTAAAGATGCTGTTGTTGGCACAAGAAGCAAAGCAAGACACGAACTCTCTAATGCTGAAGCTACTGCCACTCAAAAGACTAAAGAGCGTCAAGAGCAAGGACACACGGGTAAGTCAGATGCAGATGAGAGCTTGCCCGTTGATGTGAAGAAAGAGCAACTCACTACTTCTCTGACTGAATCTGGAGTACCAAATAAGGAAGCAGCCGAGTTAGCAGCGCGTACTATATCCAATGGTCTTAAGTACGCCTTTGCAGACGCATCAGTTGAAACAGCAGCCTTTTTCAGCGTCAAGCCCAAAGCCGGCGTAATCACAGTAATATTGAATACCGATCATCCGGTATATGATAAGCTAGTCGATATTTTGGAGGAGGACGTTGATAATGTGGATATTGCTACTCTTAAAGAACGGCTAACAAATGCGTTGGACGGCTTAAAACTTCTGCTTTCGGCATGGGCTCGGTATGAGGATGAGTTGGAAGGACCTAGAAAGAGTGCTGCCCAAGATGCGCGAGCGGACTGGGGTAGAATTGCACGTGACTTCCTAACGAACAACTGA
- a CDS encoding phospholipase D family protein, producing MHILLGEQLELLCSKATDEVFLVAPFVKGHVLQRLLACIEPMVSVRLITRWNPLEIQAGVSDLSVWPLIDSRKNSSLYLCSHLHAKYFRADKACFIGSANLTGRALGWSKRANLELLVELDSKSLGLADFEETVLANSALVDESIYQKTKDAVNALPDNLLFITDEGLKYEQAVQADSGDLPVLPAHWLPITRFPDVLFRAYSGDISNLSHTSKQMAEIDLAFLRITPGLTKPAFNLCVAAALLQSPVIAQIDQFLVSPRRFGAVTAFIKSLPCSDYPNFDASYSWQTLIRWLLYFLPDRYSQVHSSYSEVYVRITT from the coding sequence ATGCACATTTTATTAGGGGAGCAACTTGAACTGCTTTGTAGTAAGGCTACTGATGAAGTTTTTCTTGTTGCTCCCTTTGTTAAAGGGCATGTTCTGCAACGCTTATTGGCTTGTATAGAGCCAATGGTTTCGGTTCGTCTCATAACTAGGTGGAACCCACTCGAAATCCAAGCAGGAGTTTCCGATTTAAGTGTATGGCCACTTATTGACAGCCGTAAAAACAGCTCGCTTTATCTGTGCTCTCATCTTCATGCGAAGTACTTCAGAGCGGACAAAGCTTGTTTTATAGGCTCAGCGAATCTCACAGGCCGGGCCCTTGGATGGAGTAAACGAGCAAATCTGGAATTACTAGTAGAGTTAGACTCAAAATCCTTGGGGTTAGCTGACTTCGAGGAAACAGTGCTTGCTAATTCTGCTTTAGTTGACGAATCTATCTACCAAAAGACAAAAGATGCCGTTAACGCTTTGCCTGATAACTTATTGTTTATAACAGATGAAGGGTTAAAATATGAGCAGGCAGTGCAGGCAGATTCTGGCGATCTACCGGTACTGCCTGCTCACTGGTTACCTATTACCCGTTTTCCTGATGTTTTATTCAGAGCATATAGTGGCGACATAAGCAACCTATCTCACACCAGTAAACAAATGGCAGAAATAGATCTGGCTTTTTTAAGAATTACTCCAGGGCTAACGAAGCCAGCATTCAATCTATGTGTCGCCGCAGCGCTTTTGCAGAGCCCAGTTATTGCACAGATTGATCAATTCCTAGTATCTCCGCGACGCTTTGGAGCCGTTACAGCTTTCATAAAATCGCTACCTTGTAGTGACTACCCTAACTTTGACGCCAGCTATTCATGGCAGACCTTGATAAGGTGGTTGTTGTACTTCCTTCCGGATCGATACTCACAAGTTCATTCGAGTTACTCGGAAGTATATGTCCGAATAACTACATAA
- a CDS encoding DEAD/DEAH box helicase, with translation MLLLELLRPEEAALLTQALGIEGANAYQALEATKFTRNSERANTLLNFFGLFHPVDEEQDKLPATQKGRANYTLFKHQRLAARRTIFNLLKNGRVLLHMPTGSGKTRTAMNIACDHLRSTEPGIVVWFAYSEELCEQAASEFEKSWLYLGNREVGVHRYWGSYNQNLEEIRDGILVAGLAKMVSLLKNAPFILSQLGSRTTLLIMDEAHQAVAPTYSLLLDAFCSLRKDERLLGLSATPGRTWNDVGADEGLANFFGKCKVTLEVEGYDNPVEYLIEEGYLAKANFEQLHYTPGVEMTTKDIQALSEKLDVPEAILGKLAVDEARNLAILNKIEEMVQRHNRIIVFASTVGHAELLATVLRARGIKGSAITGQTSSALRNSIIADYKDDSADPKVLCNYGVLTTGFDAPRTSAAIIARPTKSLVLYSQMIGRAIRGKQAGGNEEAEIVTVVDFKLPGFNSIKNAFANWEDVWA, from the coding sequence ATGCTGCTACTGGAACTTCTGCGTCCAGAAGAAGCAGCTTTGTTGACCCAAGCACTAGGCATTGAAGGGGCCAATGCTTACCAAGCGTTGGAAGCAACTAAATTTACCAGGAACTCAGAGCGTGCGAATACGCTGCTCAACTTTTTTGGGCTGTTCCACCCAGTGGATGAAGAGCAAGACAAGCTTCCTGCAACCCAAAAGGGGAGAGCAAACTATACTTTGTTTAAGCATCAACGGCTTGCTGCAAGAAGAACTATCTTCAATTTATTGAAGAATGGGCGTGTATTACTGCATATGCCGACAGGTTCAGGCAAAACCCGAACGGCAATGAATATTGCTTGTGACCATCTTCGGTCTACTGAACCAGGGATTGTTGTGTGGTTTGCTTATAGCGAGGAACTATGTGAACAAGCAGCAAGTGAATTTGAGAAGTCTTGGTTATACTTAGGAAACCGGGAAGTTGGTGTACATAGATATTGGGGCAGCTATAACCAGAATCTTGAAGAGATACGAGATGGGATATTGGTTGCGGGATTGGCCAAAATGGTGAGTTTGCTCAAAAATGCGCCATTTATACTTTCCCAACTAGGCAGTCGAACAACTTTGCTGATTATGGATGAGGCTCATCAAGCCGTTGCTCCTACCTACAGCTTATTGCTCGATGCTTTTTGTAGTCTAAGAAAAGATGAGCGGCTACTAGGACTTTCTGCCACACCTGGTCGTACCTGGAATGATGTAGGTGCCGATGAGGGCCTGGCTAATTTTTTTGGTAAGTGCAAAGTTACCCTTGAAGTAGAGGGGTATGATAATCCAGTAGAGTATCTTATTGAGGAGGGATACTTGGCTAAGGCCAATTTTGAGCAGCTTCATTATACACCTGGCGTGGAAATGACGACTAAAGATATTCAAGCATTAAGCGAGAAGCTAGATGTGCCTGAAGCCATCCTAGGCAAGCTAGCAGTAGATGAAGCACGGAACCTGGCTATCCTAAATAAGATAGAGGAAATGGTTCAGCGGCATAATCGCATCATTGTATTTGCCTCAACTGTAGGACACGCGGAGCTACTAGCAACGGTACTGAGAGCGAGAGGAATAAAGGGAAGCGCTATAACGGGGCAAACTTCAAGTGCCCTACGCAACAGCATCATTGCTGATTATAAAGATGACTCAGCGGACCCAAAGGTGCTTTGCAACTATGGCGTTTTAACGACTGGATTTGACGCACCTAGAACTAGTGCTGCCATAATTGCTCGACCTACAAAGTCATTAGTTCTATACTCGCAAATGATCGGCAGAGCAATTCGTGGAAAACAAGCAGGAGGTAATGAAGAAGCAGAAATAGTAACTGTTGTTGATTTCAAACTTCCTGGGTTCAACAGCATCAAAAACGCTTTTGCGAACTGGGAAGATGTATGGGCTTAA
- a CDS encoding DUF4007 family protein codes for MLSDRLIFQGHDTFICRNNWLKKGYDFLHSGGNFTNADSVVRLGVGKNMVTSIRYWLRSFGLTDEIDVLQPIAHQILGADGLDPYLEDEATLWYLHYLLVKTGRASLYHFIFNELRKQGFSFSRAQLQQYVTRKCSERGVAVNENTLESDMTVFVRTYGPSGKDGGKVDIEEESTGLLQDLGLLTISKTDGIRYHIENTERPELPWQVVLQVILENESYGEAISFTDLEVAPDSPGLVFALNEKGLFYKIEEMMVQFPTAIVYSSTAGNRVLTIKKDLINLTEVLQAYYGQVV; via the coding sequence ATGCTATCAGACCGCCTCATATTTCAAGGCCACGATACATTCATTTGTCGAAATAACTGGCTAAAGAAAGGCTATGACTTTCTCCATAGTGGCGGCAACTTTACAAATGCCGATTCAGTCGTACGGCTAGGAGTTGGTAAAAACATGGTTACCTCTATCCGTTATTGGTTGCGGTCGTTCGGCTTAACAGATGAGATAGATGTCCTTCAACCTATTGCTCATCAAATACTTGGTGCAGATGGTTTGGACCCCTATCTTGAGGATGAAGCTACTTTATGGTATCTACACTACTTACTAGTAAAAACTGGCCGGGCTTCTCTTTATCACTTCATATTTAATGAGCTGCGTAAGCAAGGCTTTTCCTTTAGCCGTGCCCAGCTCCAGCAATATGTAACGAGAAAGTGTAGTGAACGGGGAGTGGCAGTGAATGAGAATACGCTGGAGTCGGATATGACCGTCTTTGTGCGGACTTATGGTCCCTCTGGAAAAGATGGTGGTAAGGTAGACATTGAAGAAGAGTCGACTGGGTTGCTGCAAGACTTGGGCTTGCTAACCATCAGTAAGACTGATGGCATCCGATACCACATCGAAAATACGGAACGTCCTGAGTTGCCTTGGCAAGTGGTTTTGCAAGTAATACTCGAGAATGAATCGTACGGAGAAGCAATCAGTTTTACCGATTTGGAAGTCGCTCCTGACTCTCCAGGACTAGTGTTCGCCTTGAATGAAAAAGGACTATTTTACAAGATAGAGGAAATGATGGTGCAGTTTCCGACTGCTATCGTTTACTCAAGCACAGCAGGAAACCGCGTGTTGACCATTAAGAAAGATCTAATCAACCTCACTGAGGTTCTGCAAGCATATTATGGCCAAGTCGTATAG
- a CDS encoding phosphoadenosine phosphosulfate reductase family protein, which yields MSKPPRHVLGISGGKDSAALAIYLRHKHPELDIEYYFCDTGKELPETYTLISNLENYLGKKITRLEAAPDSPEDSFDHFVKVYGGYLPSSSARWCTKKLKLEPFEQFVGDDPVISYVGIRGDEDREGYISRKSNIQSIFPFRRNIWSEDVVQKVLKADALSQLRELYEELSEPTQKARLVALAETPLSRSFSQSQKLSALLDADTRLFNQVVFRMLRGTAYPLAEAAEFSLLDNDDNLIRADIFRLLRESGVGVPAYYEKISFEVDGKQGEYARSRSGCFFCFFQQKIEWVWLYEQHLALFERALAYEREGYTWMEEPLTDLIKPERIRKIKLDAINKQNKAKVQSSQYLLDILDDEEEVGCASCFI from the coding sequence ATGAGCAAGCCCCCTCGGCACGTATTAGGCATTTCAGGCGGCAAGGACAGTGCGGCTTTAGCTATCTATCTGCGTCATAAGCACCCTGAGCTTGATATTGAATACTATTTCTGTGACACTGGTAAGGAACTTCCAGAAACGTATACACTCATCAGTAACCTTGAGAACTATCTAGGAAAGAAGATAACGCGTCTAGAAGCTGCTCCTGACAGCCCAGAAGACTCGTTTGACCACTTTGTGAAAGTGTACGGAGGTTATTTGCCTTCGTCGAGTGCGCGGTGGTGTACCAAGAAGTTAAAGCTGGAGCCCTTCGAACAGTTTGTAGGTGATGACCCAGTAATTTCCTATGTGGGTATTCGCGGGGACGAAGACCGAGAGGGGTATATCTCTCGCAAGTCTAATATTCAATCTATTTTCCCGTTCCGCCGCAACATTTGGAGTGAGGATGTGGTGCAGAAAGTACTAAAGGCTGATGCATTGTCTCAACTTCGTGAGTTATACGAGGAGTTGAGTGAGCCCACACAGAAGGCACGGTTAGTAGCGCTAGCCGAAACTCCTTTATCGCGCAGCTTTTCTCAGTCGCAAAAGTTGAGTGCATTGCTAGATGCTGACACACGGCTGTTTAATCAAGTTGTATTCCGCATGTTACGTGGCACAGCCTACCCATTGGCGGAGGCTGCTGAATTCTCGCTGCTAGATAACGACGACAACTTGATCCGGGCTGACATCTTCCGGTTGTTGCGGGAAAGTGGAGTGGGAGTACCTGCCTATTATGAAAAAATAAGCTTTGAGGTGGACGGAAAGCAAGGGGAATATGCCCGAAGCAGATCGGGCTGCTTCTTCTGTTTCTTTCAGCAAAAAATAGAATGGGTGTGGTTGTATGAGCAACATCTAGCGCTCTTCGAGCGGGCACTGGCTTACGAGCGGGAAGGTTATACTTGGATGGAGGAGCCGTTAACCGACTTGATTAAACCTGAGCGTATCCGAAAGATTAAGTTGGATGCTATCAATAAACAGAACAAAGCCAAAGTACAAAGCAGCCAATATCTGCTTGATATCTTAGATGACGAAGAAGAGGTAGGCTGCGCGTCTTGTTTTATATAA